In Patescibacteria group bacterium, the DNA window ATAAACTTATTATCCCGGCGCCAATTTTTGCAATGATACTTTTTTGCTCCCGGCCCTGGGTGGCGATCATGACAGCAATCCCCAGCCAAAGCAGAACCTTGGCCAACCCCATCAAACTTTGCGGCAGGACCCCGGCTTTATTGGCAACCCAAAATAAAATCGCTGGAATAAAGTAAACCCAAACTCCGTGTTTCAAAATCCCATCCAAATATCTTTTATGTTTAAATTCCCACCACATAGCAATAATAACTCCGGTCCAAATCTGGATAACACCCATAACAAAAGTAATACCCAGAACGAGCAGAGGATTTTTAATGGGGTCAATTTGTCTTAGGGCGAGTAGAGTGTTTTTGATGGTTGAATTAGGCAAGTCATCAAGCGCTATTCCAAACCAACCGCCAAAAACCACCCCCAAGATAAAAGTGACTATTCCGCCATAAATCAAAACCCGAAACAATTTTTGGTTCTCTCTTGGCACTTTCATAATTTTAATTGCCGCGTAAGCCAGGGCTGCCAGCAAGATTCCATATCCTGCGTCAGTTAAACAAAAGCCAAAAAAGATAATAAAAAATGGCGCTAAAAATACTGTGGGGTCAGTTTCCGTGGCCTTGGGCAGGCCGTAGATCCCAGTAACTGATTCAAAGGGGCGCCAAAAAGGTTTATTTTTTATAACCACTGGTTGATTAGTCTTATCTTTCTCTTTCAAATCCAGGGCTTTGATTTCTACATTATTTTTAGTGATTTTTTGCAGTTTGTTATGTAAAATTTTAAAATGCGCTTTTTCTATCCAGCCCGTGATCCGGGCCGTGTAATTTGTTCTAGCCAGTTTAGACCCGCCTTCTTGTTTGGCTTTTTGCCAGGTTAACCAATCAAAAATAATTTTCAAACTTCTCATCTCCCGCGTCAATTCCCGCGCCTCATTCTTTAAATCCCCAATTATTTTTGTATTTTTATATTCTTGTATTTTTATATTTTCGAGTGCTTTTTTTGGTAATTTGTCAGCATACGGCAATTCTTGGCTATCAAACCCCAACTCATTCGAAATTTTGTTCACTTTGCCCTCATGATTTTTTAAAAAAGTAAGAGCTAAAAACGAATCCCTGTCAGTCAGATGAACTTTAGTGATGGCTGTTTCCTTGGTTTGTTTATCAAGAGTGTTAATAAAATCCAGATATTTTTGAGTATTGATTTTGCCAAAAATTGTTTTAGTTTTTTCTGTTTCTGCCTGCTTGGGCGCTATCTGCAAATTTCGCCAGGGCTCAAGCTGTTCTTTCTCGTTGCCTCCTTCTTTTAGCTCACTCTCGCATTTGCTGATTTCGCTTTCCATATTTTGGCATTTTTCAATAATTATTTTGTAATTATAATCTTTAACAGTTTTTTCTAGGCCCCCTTGGCCCAATTTAATTTTATTCCCAGTCAATTTTTCTGCCAAGGGAACTTTAATTTCATCAAAAGGCGTTAAGAAGTCCAAAGCAAACTTTACTCCAGCCAGATCATAATCAATGTTATCTGTTGTTAGCTCATTTGGGGGCGCGGCAGGGGAGTCAGTATCAGCAGTATCACCCAATTCAATTTGCATCAAAGAATAGGTTTGTAAGAAATTCAAAACTTTATCTTGATATTTTTTATTGATTAGGATGTTGATTTTAATTGTTTCGGATAGGGACATAAATGTTGGTCATTGGTCACTCGTCACTGGGGTTTACGTTTCCCCCAACTGATGCAATAAGACCGTTTATTAATTTTAATACAGATACACTCTTTTTAAATAAATCGATATATGTTTCTTTTGAAACGTTTTCTATCTCATAAGAAATTATCAATAAAGATTGAACTTCTTGTATCGAACCTCGTGCCTGATAATAAAATCTTTTTTTATCTTTATAAAAAAACCTGCCAAAACCCTCGGCAATGTTAGAACACACAGAAACAATGGCATGTCTTATTTGACTTGTAATTCCATAAATCTCTTCTTTTGGAAAATCTTTGGTAATTTTATAAATATTTTTAGTCAGTTCTTTAGCTTTTTGCCAAGCATGGAGTTGATAAAAGTTTTTTATACTCATAGGACTATAATTTTAATAAAGACTTGATTAAACTCGTCCCTAGTGACTAGTGACCAATGACTAGTGACCAATAACCATACAAAAAAACAATAGGCCATGTCCGACCTATTGCTGTGTTAAATGATGCATAACAAGATTAATGGCTTTTTCAATTCTCACATTATCCATATCTTCCAATTTTTCCAAAACGATTTTCTGCTCTTCGTAAGCGATTTCTTCATATTCTTGGATTGCTTTGCCGGTTTCTTTTTCTAGCTTTTTATGGGTAGGTTGAACCTTGTCTTCGGCTAAAGACATAGTATTTTTCATCTGGTCTTTTATTGTATTGATATTCTGTTCAACCTCTTTATGCGCCGTCCTAATTATTTTTTGAGCTTCCTCCTCTGCTTGTTTGATTTGATTAATATTTGTATCTGGCATGAAGAATAAAATTAATTTTTAGAATCCAAAAATAAAAATCACAGGGCCCCCGCCATCTTTTTTTAAAAGGCCTTGGACATTAGTCAAAGGAATATTTTTAACTAATAACTTTTTTAACTAATAACTTCATTTATATAATGATACTATATTTTTAATAGAGCGTCAATGATTTTTTGTGGAAAAGTAACAAAAAGACATTGGATATCCAATTGGACATTCAATGTCTTAGCTGTCTAGGGCTCTGGATTTTCTTTCAGCGCCGCTTGGGCTGCGGCTAAGCGCGCGATTGGTACTCGCGGCGGACTGCAGCTAACGTAATTCATGCCGATTCGGTGGCAAAATTCTACTGATGCTGGGTCGCCGCCATGCTCGCCGCAAATGCCGATTTTCAGGTCTGGATTGGTTGCTCGGCCGCGTTCTATCCCCATTTTTATTAGCTGGCCCACGCCTTCCTGGTCTAATTGTTGGAAAGGATCATTGGTCAGGACTCCTTTTGCAATATACTCGGGTAAGAACTTGCCGGCATCATCTCGGGAATATCCAAAACACATTTGCGTGAGGTCGTTGGTGCCAAAGCTGAAGAACGCGGCTTCTTTAGCAATTTTATCTGCGAGAAGCGCGGCTCTTGGTATTTCTATCATAGTGCCGACAAGATAGGGGACCTTAATACCTCGGTCTGCTGTTACAGCTTCGGCAACGCGGACAATGATTGCTTTTTGTTCTTTGATTTCCATTACTGTGCCAATCAGGGGGACCATAATTTCTGGATGAACTTGGATTCCTTCTTTTTTGACTATACAAGCGGCTTCCATAATGGCCTGGGTTTGCATCTCTGTGATTTCCGGATAAGTCATGCCAAGCCGGCAGCCGCGGTGTCCGAGCATTGGATTGGTCTCGTGCAGGGAACTGACCCGAGCGCGAATCACTTCTGGGGGCACCTGCATTTCAGATGCCATAGCCGCAATATCTTCATCAGTCTGGGGCAGGAACTCGTGCAAAGGCGGATCAAGAAGCCGGATGGTTACTGGTTTATCCGTCATCAGGCGGAAGATTTCAATAAAATCCTGTCTCTGCATGGGCAGGAGTTTGCCTAGGGCTTTCCTCCGGCCTGCTTCATCATCAGCCAAAATCATTTCGCGGACTGTTTTGATGCGCTCTCCGCCAAAGAACATGTGTTCTGTGCGGCAAAGGCCAATGCCTTCGGCGCCATATTCTAGGGCTTTTTTGACATCCTCGGGCGTGTCAGCATTGGTTCGGACGCTAATTTTACGAAAATTATCAACCCATTGCATAAAAGTTTTAAATTCATCAGTTATCTGGGTTTCAACAGTAGGTATTTGGCCGAGCATTACTTCACCGCTCGAACCGTCAATGCTGATCCAATCGTTTTCTCGGACCAGAGTTTCGCCGGCTGTAAACTGTCGTTTTTCGTAGTCAATAACAAGAGCGCCACAGCCCACAACCGCCGGCGTGTCCATGCCGCGGGCAACCACGGCGGCGTGACTGGTCATGCCGCCGCGGGCAGTTACAATTCCTTGAGCCGCGGCCATACCGCCGATATCTTCGGGTGATGTTTCCAAACGAACCAGAATAACTTTTTCATCTTTGCCTATTTTTTTAGCCTCATCAGCAAAAAAGACTACTTTGCCAACAGCGGCTCCCGGAGAAGCGGGCAGTCCCTTGGCAATTTTATTTTTTTCTGCTTTAGGATCAAACTGCCGATGCAGGAGCTGGTCCAGCTGTTCGGGTTCAACTCGTAAAATAGCAGCTTTTTGGTCAAGCATTCTTTCTTTAACCATGTCCACAGCAATTTTTATAGCGGCTCGTCCGGTGCGTTTTCCGTTTCTGGTTTGCAGCATCCAAAGTTTGCCTTGCTGGATAGTAAATTCAATATCCTGCATATTTTGATAGTGACTTTCAAGTTTTGTTTGAATGTTGTCAAGCTGCCTATAGAGAGCGGGCATAATTTTTTGCAACGTTTCTAATTCCTTGGAGGGATTGCCTTCCGGCAGAGCGTCTCGGCCGCTGGCGTTGATCTGTTGGGGGGTGCGAGTGCCGGCAACAACATCTTCACCCTGGGCGTTGAATAAAAATTCGCCGTAGAACTGTTTTTGTCCGGTGGCTGGGTCGCGGGTAAAGGCAACACCGGTGGCGCAGTCAGCGCCCATGTTTCCGTAAACCATGGATTGGACATTTGTGGCTGTGCCCCAGTCATCAGAAATTTTATGAATTCTTCGGTATTCTATTGCTCGCGGAGTGTTCCAACTTTTAAATACTGCGGCAATGCCGCCCCAGAGTTGTTCCCAAGGGTCATCAGGAATTTCAACGGCTTGGCGCTCTCGCACAATCGCTTTGAATTGCTCCACAATGGACTTCAGGTCACCTGTGGTTAATTGAGTGTCTTCTTTGATTCCTTTTTGATCCTTCACTTCTTCAATAATTTTTTCAAAGGGATCTTGCTCTTGCTTATTTTTTGGCTTAAGCCCAAGCACAACATCGCCGTACATTTGGACAAAGCGCCGGTAGCAGTCCCAGGCAAAACGTTCATTGTTATTGCTTTTTTTAATAAGGCCCTGGATAGTGTTTGGATTTAATCCAAGATTAAGCACTGTGTCCATCATACCGGGCATGGAGACCCTGGCGCCCGAACGCACAGAGACAAGCAAAGGATTGTCCGGGTCGTTGAATTTCGCGCCCATAATTTTTTCCATCTGGCTAATGCCGGCCTTAACTTGCGTTTCAAGTCCTGTTGGATAGGCATTATTGTTTTGATAAAAATGGGTGCAGACCTCGGTGGTGATGGTAAAGCCGGCTGGTACGGGTATTCCAAGCGAAGCCATTTCTGCTAAGTTGGCGCCTTTGCCGCCTAAAAGATTTTTCATGTCAGCTCGACCATCGGCTTGGCCGCCGCCAAATGAGTACACTAATTTTTTGTTCATTTTGTTGTTGGTTAAAAAATTAACTTTCCCCCCAGCTTCCTTGATGCCCATTACGAGCGAAGCCGCAACTCTGTCATTGAGAGCCCCGAACCATACATTTTGTTTAGATTTAGGGTGAGCGATCCCCCCCCCTATCATTGCGAGCGACTGTAGGACTTGCCAACTAGAAGTGATCTTGACGAAAGAAGGACGGGGTAGACAGCAAAGATAATAAGGAGCGAAGCAATCCCGTGTGATTTACTGTGGATGTCTTTACCGTGTGGCTGTGTCTACAGGATTTACCCTGAACCGATTCTGGTACAGGGTTTACCACGGGATTGCCACGCTCTTTTTTGTCTTTATTGACCACCTTATTTTTTTATCACTATGGTCATTTTCACCTGACATGTCCTACAGTCGCTCGCAATGACATGGTTTGCAATGAAATTGTTTCGCTATCTGGTTTATTGTAATAATAGTATTATGGTTTTTTGAGAGTTTGTCAATAAATTTCGCAAAACAGCGCAGATAAAAAATGAACGTTCATTGAACGTTCATTTTGTAGATTTGGATTATGTTATAAAAAAAAAGACCGCCAAAGTGAAGATTTGTTTAGAGGAGGGATTCTTCCCTCATCTTCACTTTTGGCGGTTTACTATTAAAGAACAAGAGACAGGAGGTGGACCTGATGGGAACATACCCCGGCCGGGCTTGTTTCCGACTCATAGAGCGTGGGGTCAACATTTCCCATCATAGTCCAACCCCTTGTCTGCCCAAGGAGAGAGAGCTCGCAGGCGCCTCCGCGTCGATTACTGGGCCTCAACTGTCCCCAGCTTATCCGCGCAATTCGGCTACCCTCTTTTAGGGGAGCCCTCCATGGCTATCCTGTGAGCGGGCTCAGCCGTTGGCTGATAGATCTCTCCCTGGTTTTCAGGAAGAGGAGAAGGACGCGCTTCGTGTCCTCTGGAGCAGCGATCCATCGCTCCTCCGATTGATGACCGCCGTTGGGCCATCTTTTAAGCGGGTCTTTTCAGAACTTTTCGGCTTTCTAAGGCCTAAGGCATCGGTCCTCACCTACTTAGTTCTTATCTCCTCCCCCAAATCTCGAGTGGTATTACCCGTGTGTTGTTGGGTGATAAGCCCAACCCTGCTTTTCTATCGCACCACCTCCCTTCTATATAGAATTGAGCGTTTCAAGAAAATTCATCAAGTGAAGCCAACCGGATGTTTGTCCACCCGCTTCCTCCTTTCTTATTCTATTATAGACCAAGACGGGGGTCATCAAATTGGGGTCTTACCGGACCCCTGGCGGTTTTGATAAAGGAAAAGGGGGAGCGGCTTTTACTTCAATCACTTCGCCTCGTTACCGTAGGAGCCGCTCCATAGTCCTGGATTTTCCTAATCCACACCTTAAACCCATCCAAAAGACCAGGCCTATTTTTTCCCTCATTTTTTATGTTTTTTTAGTAATGCGATATCTGACGATTTATCTCTGGCCAATAAAATAATAAACCAATAAATCACTAAAATAAACCACCAAGTATTGCATCACTAAAAAAAAGATTTAAAAGAACTGTATTTATCATTGCTTTATATTAGCATACCCCAAAAATTTTGTCAAGTGTTTTGGGAATATTTTGAGGATAAAATTTGTATTTTTGGCTAATGTTAGATAAGAAAAAGCATTAAGCAAAAGACATTGGATGTCCAGTTGGACATCCAATGTCTTAGCGAATAGACCCGTCCCACCGGCAAGAAATACCCCCAAGACTAAACAGATAATCCATGATTTTTTCTTTTAATTTTCCTTTATCAATGCTAAAATAAATAAAACATAAAGAAACAGAGAAATAAAGAAACTAAGAAATTGAGACAAAAAACTCCATTGGTCTCCATTCCCAACTTGTAAAGATGACAATGAATTACAATAAATTACTACAAGTTACAATAAGTTACCATAATACATTGAATCATCACTAACTGTAATTCCCACATCATAATTTAATATGAACAACATTTTATCTAATCTCAACCCAGAACAAAAAAAGGCCGTTATTCACGAAAAAGGCCCGTTATTAATAGTGGCTGGAGCCGGAACCGGAAAAACCACTGTCATTACTCGTCGTATCGCTTGGCTGATTGAACAAAAAAAAGCCAAAGCAGATGAAATTTTGGCGCTCACCTTTACGGACAAGGCCAGTGAAGAAATGGAGGAGCGGGTGGACAAGCTCTTGCCGTACGGCTATGTGGATCTTTGGATTTCCACTTTTCACAGTTTTTGCGAGCGAATTTTAAAAGCTCATGGTTTGGATATTGGGCTTTCTACTGATTTTAAACTTTTGACCCAGACAGACCAATGGCTTTTGATTCGGCAGAATTTAGAAAAATTTAAGCTTGATTATTATCGTCCTCTTGGCAATCCTACAAAATTTATTCAAGCTTTGATTACTCATTTTAGCCGCCTAAAAGATGAAGAGGTTTGGCCTGAAGAATATTTGGAGTATGCGGAAAAGTTGAGGTTAGATGCTGGCGCGAGGATAGAGGATGGGGGAGTTAAGGCTGTGAAAAAATCCGAAATCCGAAATCCGAAATCCGAAACAAATTCAAAATTGCAAATCTCAAATTTCAAAACTGACGACTCAAGAATCAAGCCTCAAGCAGTTCAAGCCTCAAGCGATGTTGGTGAAATCGTACGAATTGAAGAGGTCGCCGGCGCGTATCACACCTATCAGCAATTGCTTCACGAAAACAATTACCTTGATTTTGGAGATTTGATAAATTACACGCTCAAGCTTTTCCGCACGCGCAAGAATTTGCTTACCCAATTTCAAAAACAATTTAAGTATATTTTGGTTGATGAATTCCAGGATACTAATTGGGCTCAGTACGATCTGGTAAAATTATTAGCCGGCGAAAAGAAAAATATCACTGTTGTTGGCGATGATGACCAATGTTTACCTCCGGATTCTATTATTAAAACAAAAGATGGAAATAAAAAAATAAAAAATGTTAAAACTGGAGATCTAATAGTATCTGCAATTGGTCGGGGTCTTCTAAGCTATAAAAGAGTTTCCAAAGTCATTAAGAACAGAAAAAAGTCTAAGTTTATTACCTTTACTACAAAAAGCGGCCATAAAATAAGAGTAACCGATAACCATAAAATGTTTTGTTTAATACCCGCTATTGATGATCATAAATATCATTATGTTTATTTAATGAATCGGCAAGATTTAGGTTGGCGAATAGGTATTACCAACGACTTATCAACAAGATTAAGGCTAGAACGTTCAGCTGATAAAATAATTGCTATTAAATCCTGTAATGGCGAAGAAGAGGCAAGATATTATGAAATACTATATTCATTAAAATATAATATCCCCACTATTTGTTTTAAAGACAGAAAAGGAATAGTCGCTAAAAACAAATGGATAGCTAGGCTTTTTTATGAGATCAACACTGAAAATAACGTCAATCAATTGGCTAAAGATCTAAATATTGATATAACCGCCCATCATTATTGTTTAGATACGGTGAACCGCGGTGACAAAGTAAGATTAAAAATTAATCTAGAACTATGTTACAGAAAGTATAGAAGCAAATATGCTAAGGAAAATTATTTAGATAATCCTCAAGTT includes these proteins:
- a CDS encoding V-type ATP synthase subunit I gives rise to the protein MSLSETIKINILINKKYQDKVLNFLQTYSLMQIELGDTADTDSPAAPPNELTTDNIDYDLAGVKFALDFLTPFDEIKVPLAEKLTGNKIKLGQGGLEKTVKDYNYKIIIEKCQNMESEISKCESELKEGGNEKEQLEPWRNLQIAPKQAETEKTKTIFGKINTQKYLDFINTLDKQTKETAITKVHLTDRDSFLALTFLKNHEGKVNKISNELGFDSQELPYADKLPKKALENIKIQEYKNTKIIGDLKNEARELTREMRSLKIIFDWLTWQKAKQEGGSKLARTNYTARITGWIEKAHFKILHNKLQKITKNNVEIKALDLKEKDKTNQPVVIKNKPFWRPFESVTGIYGLPKATETDPTVFLAPFFIIFFGFCLTDAGYGILLAALAYAAIKIMKVPRENQKLFRVLIYGGIVTFILGVVFGGWFGIALDDLPNSTIKNTLLALRQIDPIKNPLLVLGITFVMGVIQIWTGVIIAMWWEFKHKRYLDGILKHGVWVYFIPAILFWVANKAGVLPQSLMGLAKVLLWLGIAVMIATQGREQKSIIAKIGAGIISLYGLVGYLSDVLSYSRLLALGLATGIIAMVINLIAFLFKDMIPYVGWIVAIVILVGGHLFNLVINVLGAFIHSGRLQFVEFFPKFMEGGGARFRPLQRESKYVEIVDN
- a CDS encoding four helix bundle protein; the protein is MSIKNFYQLHAWQKAKELTKNIYKITKDFPKEEIYGITSQIRHAIVSVCSNIAEGFGRFFYKDKKRFYYQARGSIQEVQSLLIISYEIENVSKETYIDLFKKSVSVLKLINGLIASVGGNVNPSDE
- the ppdK gene encoding pyruvate, phosphate dikinase, with the translated sequence MNKKLVYSFGGGQADGRADMKNLLGGKGANLAEMASLGIPVPAGFTITTEVCTHFYQNNNAYPTGLETQVKAGISQMEKIMGAKFNDPDNPLLVSVRSGARVSMPGMMDTVLNLGLNPNTIQGLIKKSNNNERFAWDCYRRFVQMYGDVVLGLKPKNKQEQDPFEKIIEEVKDQKGIKEDTQLTTGDLKSIVEQFKAIVRERQAVEIPDDPWEQLWGGIAAVFKSWNTPRAIEYRRIHKISDDWGTATNVQSMVYGNMGADCATGVAFTRDPATGQKQFYGEFLFNAQGEDVVAGTRTPQQINASGRDALPEGNPSKELETLQKIMPALYRQLDNIQTKLESHYQNMQDIEFTIQQGKLWMLQTRNGKRTGRAAIKIAVDMVKERMLDQKAAILRVEPEQLDQLLHRQFDPKAEKNKIAKGLPASPGAAVGKVVFFADEAKKIGKDEKVILVRLETSPEDIGGMAAAQGIVTARGGMTSHAAVVARGMDTPAVVGCGALVIDYEKRQFTAGETLVRENDWISIDGSSGEVMLGQIPTVETQITDEFKTFMQWVDNFRKISVRTNADTPEDVKKALEYGAEGIGLCRTEHMFFGGERIKTVREMILADDEAGRRKALGKLLPMQRQDFIEIFRLMTDKPVTIRLLDPPLHEFLPQTDEDIAAMASEMQVPPEVIRARVSSLHETNPMLGHRGCRLGMTYPEITEMQTQAIMEAACIVKKEGIQVHPEIMVPLIGTVMEIKEQKAIIVRVAEAVTADRGIKVPYLVGTMIEIPRAALLADKIAKEAAFFSFGTNDLTQMCFGYSRDDAGKFLPEYIAKGVLTNDPFQQLDQEGVGQLIKMGIERGRATNPDLKIGICGEHGGDPASVEFCHRIGMNYVSCSPPRVPIARLAAAQAALKENPEP